The following are encoded in a window of Haloprofundus salilacus genomic DNA:
- a CDS encoding aminotransferase class V-fold PLP-dependent enzyme, producing MEYESTIYDELGVPNVVNAAGTKTRIGGSRIRPEAVEAMSRAAEAFVRLSDLQVRAGELISEVTGAEAGYVGSGAAACMTLAAAAAIAGDDLGTMARLPETEGIPNEIVMPRTHRNGYDHAFRAAGARIVDVGNNDNYLGTGSNSTEPWEIADAITDQTVAVGYMQKVFSTPPLEDVVEVAHAHDIPVIVDAAAEVPPRENLSAFIEAGADMVVFSGGKAIRGPQTTGILAGKREYIRSAALQHLDMHVAESVWEPPTELFDKDALDGVPRQGIGRPLKVGKEELVGLIAALEAFIDEDQDALSAEWNNRLDIIDAGLADLPGVTTTRAPGGKLMVAPEVYVEIDPETAALDAVELVGALRKENPRIFVGSDDLLDGGFTINPMCLSDDGADYVVERIREYLA from the coding sequence ATGGAGTACGAATCCACAATCTACGACGAGTTGGGCGTCCCGAACGTGGTCAACGCGGCGGGCACGAAGACACGTATCGGCGGAAGTCGAATCCGACCGGAAGCGGTCGAAGCGATGAGTCGGGCGGCGGAGGCGTTCGTCCGTCTCTCAGACCTCCAGGTTCGAGCGGGTGAACTCATCTCCGAGGTCACCGGAGCGGAGGCCGGCTACGTCGGCAGCGGCGCGGCCGCCTGCATGACGCTCGCCGCGGCGGCGGCTATCGCCGGCGACGACTTGGGCACGATGGCCAGACTCCCCGAAACTGAGGGAATCCCGAACGAAATAGTGATGCCGCGCACCCACCGAAACGGCTACGACCACGCGTTCCGTGCGGCGGGCGCACGAATTGTCGACGTCGGCAACAACGACAACTACCTCGGAACGGGGTCGAACAGCACCGAACCGTGGGAGATAGCTGACGCCATCACCGACCAGACGGTCGCCGTTGGCTACATGCAGAAGGTGTTCAGTACGCCGCCGCTGGAGGACGTCGTGGAGGTCGCCCACGCCCACGACATCCCGGTCATCGTCGACGCTGCCGCTGAAGTTCCGCCGCGGGAGAACCTCTCGGCGTTCATCGAGGCGGGCGCGGACATGGTCGTCTTCAGCGGCGGAAAGGCCATCCGCGGGCCGCAGACGACGGGTATCCTCGCGGGCAAGCGCGAGTACATCCGCTCGGCGGCGCTCCAGCATCTCGACATGCACGTTGCCGAGTCGGTCTGGGAACCGCCGACGGAGCTGTTCGACAAGGACGCGCTCGACGGGGTTCCTCGACAGGGAATCGGGCGACCTCTGAAGGTCGGCAAGGAGGAACTCGTCGGTCTCATCGCGGCACTGGAAGCGTTCATCGACGAAGACCAGGACGCGCTCTCCGCCGAGTGGAACAATCGACTTGACATCATCGACGCGGGACTTGCGGACCTCCCCGGCGTGACGACGACCAGAGCGCCCGGCGGAAAACTGATGGTCGCCCCCGAAGTGTACGTCGAAATCGACCCCGAGACGGCCGCGCTCGACGCGGTGGAACTCGTCGGTGCGCTCAGGAAAGAGAACCCCCGAATCTTCGTCGGCTCCGACGACCTCCTCGACGGCGGGTTCACTATCAACCCGATGTGTCTTTCCGACGACGGGGCGGATTATGTCGTCGAGCGGATTCGAGAGTACCTCGCGTAG
- a CDS encoding thiolase domain-containing protein, with amino-acid sequence MTDVYVVGAGQSPFGSFPDESYRSLFETAFDRATASVDAELDPQRIDEAFVGTLGVGGRQLGLSGPAVTEHVGLHGVPTTRIENACAASGYAFRSAVAAVRAGLADIALAGGYEVMTDTSSDHTKWWLGVSGETEWERLSGTTFSGVYAQMASAHTNEYGTTTEDLSRVAVKNHANGARNPNAHLGFECSLEDAMAAPTVADPLNLYHCCPTTDGASAVIVAGEEAAFELSDDPVRVAGMGASSGHVGLFQRDTLTSIPASRRAAERAYGEAGIGPTDVDIAEVHDCFAIAELVAYEDLGFCDPGESGRLLREGVTDPDGRLPVNTSGGLKSKGHPIGATGTGQIVELFEQLRGEAHTQVESPRYGLAHNVGGSGGGATVHLFERSSGGER; translated from the coding sequence ATGACAGACGTGTACGTCGTCGGGGCGGGGCAGTCGCCGTTCGGGTCGTTCCCGGACGAGAGCTATCGGTCCCTGTTCGAGACGGCGTTCGACCGCGCGACGGCGAGCGTCGACGCGGAACTCGACCCGCAGCGAATCGACGAGGCGTTCGTCGGCACCCTCGGCGTCGGTGGCCGACAACTCGGATTGAGCGGCCCGGCGGTGACCGAACACGTCGGTCTCCATGGCGTTCCGACGACTCGCATCGAGAACGCCTGCGCCGCCAGCGGGTACGCGTTTCGGAGCGCCGTCGCGGCGGTTCGAGCGGGACTGGCCGACATCGCGCTGGCCGGCGGCTACGAGGTGATGACCGACACGAGTTCGGACCACACGAAGTGGTGGCTCGGCGTGAGCGGTGAAACCGAGTGGGAGCGACTTTCGGGGACGACGTTTTCGGGCGTCTACGCGCAGATGGCGAGCGCCCACACGAACGAGTACGGGACGACGACGGAGGATCTCTCGCGTGTGGCCGTGAAGAACCACGCCAACGGCGCGCGAAACCCGAACGCCCACCTCGGCTTCGAGTGCTCGCTCGAAGACGCGATGGCCGCTCCGACGGTCGCCGACCCGCTCAATCTCTACCACTGCTGTCCGACGACCGACGGCGCGAGCGCCGTCATCGTCGCCGGCGAGGAGGCGGCCTTCGAACTCAGCGACGACCCGGTTCGCGTCGCTGGGATGGGCGCGTCGAGCGGACACGTCGGTCTCTTCCAGCGCGACACGCTCACGAGCATCCCCGCGAGTCGCCGCGCCGCTGAACGCGCTTACGGCGAGGCCGGCATCGGTCCGACCGACGTCGACATCGCGGAGGTCCACGACTGCTTCGCCATCGCCGAACTCGTCGCCTACGAGGATCTCGGCTTCTGTGACCCCGGCGAGAGCGGACGGTTGCTCCGCGAGGGCGTCACCGATCCCGACGGTCGACTCCCAGTCAACACCTCCGGTGGGCTGAAATCGAAGGGCCACCCCATCGGCGCGACCGGGACCGGCCAGATAGTCGAACTATTCGAGCAACTCCGGGGCGAGGCGCACACGCAGGTCGAGAGTCCGAGATACGGTCTCGCACACAACGTCGGCGGGAGCGGCGGCGGCGCGACGGTCCATCTGTTCGAGCGGTCGAGCGGAGGGGAGCGATGA
- a CDS encoding PH domain-containing protein, translating to MNFQRDFASPAVTVALVFALLTVAGAPVAASAVQDRDERAVHTDDRGVTSQQSTAQNATTTADANDDADESSKSNESNTTQTVSSPTTTPAPTPTTTLTPNPTPDGGIAGETSFEISSLSAPTTVRRGDRISVGATVTNGGASSGAERVNYSFGGAVVATQRVTLDAGESTRVTFRSSLSEIEQRRGSAVPGSYVHGVRNETGDGAAARVRVTPNVDFTVQTFDAPTELSHDEPYIVLATVENPGDTTITRTVAYEFDGSEIGEKTVTVDGGKQRQVAFKIALADVEAAVGPVADGTTHNHGVVTGESRRGGEVRIVEGPSADASTLAVEDLQAENDIRPGEMVSVNMTVRNVGLSDFEGQLSYRLDDAIVATEWVHVPIGQQRTVQFRLSYADVERAAVPLSSRDTTHGVWVGDESLRTRPVTVHASVETPTETPPAATFTPAGSSTPDSSGSASSGDGECRRGFFSECGGTAMDETTLTLVGIATSVLGIVYEMLKSR from the coding sequence ATGAATTTCCAGCGCGACTTCGCCTCTCCCGCAGTGACGGTCGCGCTCGTTTTCGCCCTCCTCACCGTGGCGGGTGCGCCGGTCGCCGCGAGCGCAGTCCAGGACCGAGACGAGCGCGCCGTCCACACAGATGACCGCGGCGTCACCTCTCAGCAATCGACCGCACAGAACGCAACAACCACCGCCGACGCGAACGATGACGCCGACGAGTCGAGCAAATCGAACGAATCGAACACCACACAGACCGTCTCGTCGCCGACTACTACTCCTGCTCCGACGCCGACTACAACCCTCACTCCGAATCCGACCCCCGACGGAGGGATCGCAGGCGAGACGAGTTTCGAGATTTCGTCGCTCTCTGCGCCGACGACGGTTCGGCGCGGCGATCGAATCAGCGTAGGTGCTACAGTGACTAACGGTGGCGCGTCGAGCGGTGCGGAACGCGTCAACTACTCCTTCGGCGGGGCGGTCGTCGCTACCCAGCGAGTGACGCTCGACGCGGGCGAATCCACCCGCGTCACGTTCCGGTCCTCGCTCTCGGAAATCGAACAGCGCCGCGGGTCGGCCGTCCCCGGAAGCTACGTCCACGGCGTCCGGAACGAGACGGGCGACGGCGCCGCCGCGCGCGTTCGAGTGACCCCGAACGTCGACTTCACGGTCCAGACGTTCGACGCCCCCACGGAGCTCTCGCATGACGAACCGTATATCGTCCTCGCCACGGTCGAAAACCCCGGCGACACGACGATTACGAGGACCGTGGCCTACGAGTTCGACGGTTCCGAAATCGGCGAGAAGACCGTCACCGTTGACGGCGGGAAGCAGCGACAGGTCGCGTTCAAGATTGCGCTCGCCGACGTCGAGGCGGCGGTCGGTCCGGTCGCCGACGGGACGACGCACAACCACGGCGTCGTCACCGGCGAGTCGAGACGAGGCGGGGAGGTTCGCATCGTCGAAGGGCCGAGCGCCGACGCGTCGACGCTCGCAGTCGAGGACCTCCAGGCGGAAAATGACATCCGACCGGGCGAGATGGTGTCGGTAAACATGACCGTCCGCAACGTCGGGTTGAGCGACTTCGAGGGACAGCTTTCGTACCGACTCGACGACGCTATCGTTGCCACCGAGTGGGTCCACGTCCCCATCGGTCAGCAGCGGACGGTCCAGTTTCGGCTGAGTTACGCCGACGTCGAACGTGCCGCGGTCCCGCTGTCGTCGCGCGACACGACTCACGGCGTCTGGGTCGGCGACGAGTCGCTACGGACCCGTCCGGTCACGGTCCACGCATCCGTGGAGACGCCGACGGAGACGCCGCCGGCGGCGACGTTCACACCTGCCGGGAGTTCGACACCCGACTCGTCGGGTTCCGCGTCGTCGGGTGACGGCGAGTGCCGGCGCGGGTTCTTCAGCGAGTGCGGCGGGACGGCGATGGACGAGACGACGCTCACGCTCGTCGGTATCGCCACGTCGGTGCTCGGAATCGTCTACGAGATGCTCAAGAGTCGATAA
- a CDS encoding DUF7342 family protein, whose product MFQRVYDVLVGTHAPASVRQFADWADCSENGAPQALSQLAEMGIADRSDAGPATYRRNPPYFRGKWVEQLAHEHTPAELRTRVDELIDEDRGFQERYGVPGPDAVIESETPDTDSESVHERWDELAEWRTVRRDISVLERAVRRAESMRDDRARA is encoded by the coding sequence ATATTCCAGCGCGTCTACGACGTCCTCGTCGGGACGCACGCCCCCGCCTCCGTCCGACAGTTCGCCGACTGGGCGGACTGTTCCGAGAACGGTGCCCCCCAGGCGCTCTCGCAACTCGCCGAGATGGGAATCGCAGACCGAAGCGACGCAGGGCCCGCGACTTACCGGCGAAATCCGCCGTACTTCCGGGGGAAGTGGGTCGAACAGTTGGCTCACGAGCACACTCCTGCGGAACTGCGAACTCGGGTCGACGAACTGATCGACGAGGATCGCGGTTTTCAAGAGCGGTACGGCGTTCCCGGTCCTGACGCGGTCATCGAGTCCGAGACCCCCGACACTGACTCCGAATCCGTGCACGAACGGTGGGACGAACTCGCGGAGTGGCGAACCGTCCGCCGTGACATCTCGGTTCTCGAACGGGCCGTTCGGCGAGCCGAGTCGATGCGCGACGACCGAGCGCGAGCGTAA
- a CDS encoding Rid family detoxifying hydrolase, which yields MEEIRTDAAPASIGPFSQAIRDGDRIFVSGQGPVDPASGDVVSDDICEQTAQTLDNVAAVLEAGGSSLNSVVKATVFVTDMANYDAINEVYGEYMSDPYPARSAVEVADLPIDIGVEIEVVATVE from the coding sequence ATGGAAGAGATACGCACGGACGCAGCACCCGCCAGCATCGGCCCGTTCTCGCAGGCGATCAGAGACGGCGACCGCATCTTCGTCTCGGGACAGGGACCCGTCGACCCAGCATCCGGAGACGTCGTCAGCGACGATATCTGCGAACAGACCGCACAGACGCTCGACAACGTCGCCGCCGTCCTCGAAGCCGGAGGGAGTTCGCTCAACAGCGTTGTGAAGGCGACGGTGTTCGTCACGGACATGGCGAACTACGACGCCATCAACGAGGTGTACGGCGAGTACATGAGCGACCCGTACCCCGCTCGAAGCGCCGTCGAAGTCGCCGACCTCCCCATCGACATCGGCGTCGAAATCGAGGTCGTCGCGACGGTCGAGTGA
- a CDS encoding enoyl-CoA hydratase/isomerase family protein, producing MVRTEVDGRTWTLTFDRPEARNAFTESTARELVAALGEAADDDARAVVLTGEGKAFSAGGDLEAMRDREETPAEAYERVQETLNAVVEAILTAPFPVVSKVNGDAVGAGTNVAAACDFVVADEGARFGEVFVNVGLIPDSGGTVLLPQLVGLRRAKELTMTGRLFNAKEAREMGLINEAVESGELDAAVSELLETLASKPTETLALIKQGLHENVGRPFRDGLEREAHLQVQAYATNSHAEGVDAFLEGRSPDFE from the coding sequence ATGGTACGCACCGAAGTCGACGGTCGGACTTGGACGCTCACGTTCGACCGACCTGAGGCACGCAACGCGTTCACCGAGTCAACGGCACGGGAGTTGGTCGCCGCGCTCGGAGAGGCGGCGGACGACGACGCGCGGGCGGTCGTCCTCACCGGCGAGGGCAAGGCCTTCAGCGCGGGCGGCGACCTCGAAGCGATGCGCGACCGCGAGGAGACGCCCGCCGAGGCGTACGAACGGGTACAGGAGACACTCAACGCGGTCGTCGAGGCGATTTTAACGGCTCCGTTTCCAGTCGTCTCGAAGGTCAACGGCGACGCCGTCGGCGCGGGGACGAACGTCGCCGCAGCCTGTGACTTCGTCGTCGCCGACGAGGGGGCGCGGTTCGGAGAAGTGTTCGTCAACGTGGGGCTCATCCCCGACAGCGGTGGCACCGTGCTTTTGCCACAGTTGGTCGGCCTCCGGCGGGCGAAGGAGTTGACGATGACGGGGCGACTGTTCAATGCCAAGGAGGCGCGGGAGATGGGCCTCATCAACGAGGCCGTCGAGAGTGGAGAACTCGACGCGGCCGTTTCCGAGCTCCTGGAGACGCTCGCGTCGAAGCCGACCGAGACGCTCGCGCTGATAAAACAGGGACTGCACGAGAACGTCGGCCGACCGTTCCGCGACGGGTTGGAGCGGGAAGCACATCTGCAGGTACAAGCGTACGCGACTAACTCGCACGCGGAGGGAGTCGACGCGTTCTTGGAGGGTCGGTCGCCGGATTTCGAGTGA
- a CDS encoding PH domain-containing protein produces MSRGLPAAWSALFGLPLVVVGGYIYGFQSQYPLVEGQATAPPIAGVLLAAFGLFVCGLGTYVQFVGAPPAPTMRASETFVDDRDPAQRNALAQAFASVPFLASGIALLYFTAYPLVYPTLTLALGLYLFSTGILRYWRNTLTTYLVTNQRVIEEYRFLSLVRNELSLEKVRAVEERRSMRESIAGLGSVHVRAGASGGLTVTINDVYDSTKFADVIRAQLGTEESSENGDVLVTNDNAEHPNTELHDGTPETIRFDGTETNDTRGMNDEYGAIADAKTNTSETESEDVHDSPPADRRFDFDGDVRETRREDHVVAERANRVDTTDVGDEVDSVDADDTTKQPRNQ; encoded by the coding sequence ATGTCACGAGGACTTCCAGCCGCCTGGAGCGCACTGTTCGGTCTCCCGTTGGTCGTCGTCGGCGGCTACATCTACGGGTTTCAGTCACAGTACCCGCTCGTCGAGGGGCAGGCGACGGCACCGCCGATAGCCGGCGTTTTACTCGCGGCGTTCGGCCTGTTCGTCTGTGGACTCGGAACCTACGTCCAGTTCGTCGGCGCGCCGCCCGCGCCCACGATGCGGGCGAGCGAGACGTTCGTCGACGACAGAGACCCCGCCCAGCGAAACGCGCTGGCGCAGGCGTTCGCCTCCGTCCCCTTCCTCGCCAGCGGCATCGCCCTACTCTACTTCACCGCGTATCCGCTCGTCTATCCGACTCTCACGCTTGCGCTCGGTCTCTACCTCTTTTCGACCGGTATCCTCCGTTACTGGCGGAACACGCTTACAACGTATCTCGTCACTAACCAGCGCGTGATAGAGGAGTATCGTTTCCTCTCGCTCGTCAGAAACGAGCTGTCGTTGGAGAAAGTTCGCGCCGTCGAAGAACGTCGTTCGATGCGGGAGTCGATAGCCGGTCTCGGGAGCGTCCACGTTAGGGCGGGGGCTTCCGGCGGTCTCACCGTCACCATCAACGACGTTTACGACTCCACGAAGTTCGCGGACGTGATTCGCGCCCAACTCGGCACCGAGGAATCGTCGGAGAACGGCGATGTCCTCGTTACGAACGACAATGCGGAACACCCTAACACGGAACTCCACGATGGCACCCCCGAAACGATTCGATTCGACGGTACCGAGACGAACGATACTCGGGGGATGAACGACGAGTACGGCGCTATCGCTGACGCAAAGACGAACACGTCGGAAACCGAATCCGAAGACGTCCACGACTCACCTCCTGCCGATCGACGTTTCGATTTCGACGGTGACGTTCGAGAGACCCGACGCGAAGACCACGTCGTCGCCGAGCGTGCGAACCGAGTCGACACTACCGATGTTGGCGACGAGGTCGATAGCGTCGACGCCGACGACACGACGAAGCAGCCTCGAAATCAGTAG
- a CDS encoding orc1/cdc6 family replication initiation protein produces the protein MTPRFQPDDTLYKQRNTLKVEYVPDDIVGRDDETEAYEAALQPVINGEYPDNIFIYGKTGVGKTAVTNFLLNDLAESAEFYDVELTVVDMNCDGLSTSYQAAIRLINELREPEHHIAETGHPQSKVYRLLWNELNDLTGTVLLVLDEIDHIRDDTFLYQITRADNNGYIDNIQLGLIGISNDSTFRERLDAKVQSSLCETEISFPPYDAGELRKVLEQRADIAFYEGALDDGVLSLCAAHGRQDGGDARRAITLLRKAGDLARTEKATKVTTDHVRRAQEKLEAQQSMDIMRDLTEHEQLTLYALTTLSAKGESPARSRIVYQRYKEFCHHSRREPRTARRIRGFLSDFEILNLTVSHKQHRGQSGGTYREHELNRDIATVVDALQTLIEEVGAHRSIVEYLPDTGNDKKFESFV, from the coding sequence ATGACCCCGCGATTCCAACCGGACGACACGCTGTACAAACAGCGGAACACGCTGAAGGTGGAGTACGTTCCGGACGACATCGTCGGCCGCGACGACGAAACCGAGGCGTACGAGGCGGCGCTACAACCTGTGATAAACGGCGAGTACCCCGACAACATCTTCATCTACGGGAAAACGGGTGTTGGAAAGACTGCCGTCACGAACTTTCTTTTGAACGACCTCGCGGAGTCAGCCGAGTTCTACGACGTCGAACTCACCGTCGTCGACATGAACTGCGACGGGTTAAGCACCAGCTATCAGGCCGCGATTCGGCTCATCAACGAGCTCCGCGAACCCGAACACCACATCGCCGAAACCGGTCATCCGCAGTCGAAGGTGTACCGCCTGCTGTGGAACGAACTCAACGACCTCACGGGGACGGTGCTCCTCGTCCTCGACGAGATAGATCACATCCGCGACGACACGTTCCTCTATCAGATCACGCGGGCGGACAACAACGGGTACATCGACAACATCCAACTCGGTCTCATCGGCATCTCCAACGACTCGACGTTTCGCGAGCGCCTTGACGCGAAGGTGCAGTCGTCGCTCTGCGAGACCGAAATCTCGTTCCCGCCGTACGACGCGGGCGAACTCCGGAAAGTGCTCGAACAGCGCGCCGATATCGCCTTCTACGAGGGTGCGCTCGACGACGGCGTGCTCTCACTATGCGCCGCTCACGGCCGACAGGACGGCGGCGACGCGCGCCGCGCCATCACGCTGCTCAGGAAAGCGGGGGACTTGGCGCGAACGGAGAAGGCGACCAAGGTGACGACAGACCACGTCCGGCGCGCCCAGGAGAAACTCGAGGCCCAGCAGAGCATGGACATCATGCGCGATCTCACCGAACACGAGCAGTTGACGCTGTACGCGCTGACGACGCTCAGCGCGAAAGGCGAGTCGCCGGCGCGTTCGCGCATCGTCTACCAGCGCTACAAGGAGTTCTGTCACCACTCCCGGCGCGAACCCCGAACTGCGCGCCGTATCCGTGGATTCCTCTCCGACTTCGAGATTCTCAACCTCACGGTCTCGCACAAGCAGCACCGCGGACAGAGCGGCGGAACGTACCGCGAACACGAACTGAACCGGGATATCGCCACCGTCGTCGACGCGCTCCAGACGCTCATCGAGGAGGTCGGCGCGCACCGCAGTATCGTCGAGTACCTCCCCGATACGGGGAACGACAAGAAGTTCGAGTCGTTCGTCTGA
- a CDS encoding zinc ribbon domain-containing protein, with amino-acid sequence MNAIDAVGVALPRLRISADEVADVWGRYSGAGIESKTVPTVDEDALTLAVAAAESALSRSSLDPDDVSTVCLATTTPPLDAEEIAPRLVRALGLPTSTSIRTFTQSTLAGAQALDSGFDAEGPALVVAADLPRGDPASADHPFGAGAAAFLLAESGSVERLGSTSHVDELAGISYRERGSDELTGLDITSYERRAIRESVTSAVEGLGADPDAADRLDVDITDVDGAAVFQPDARMPSRATGDLSIPRETLARGTVVDRIGDAGAAGVPLGLAAALDAAEDDDRTLAVFFGSGGGATAMLFEGRVDSGFDAELDGGISVTYPEYLRERGYIGTVDVAGGGAHVSLPAWQRSLDQRYRLAAGRCPECEALTFPPEGACRNCHRRIEFERVELPRTGTVRAATSIGHGGAPPEFAEQQRRDGAYDVAIVELEHKGESVTIPVQLTDANAGTVELDDEVRAVVRRLYEQEGVPRYGVKFAPVDDRR; translated from the coding sequence ATGAACGCCATCGACGCCGTCGGCGTCGCGCTCCCGCGACTCCGAATCTCGGCAGACGAGGTCGCCGACGTGTGGGGTCGCTATTCGGGCGCTGGAATCGAGTCGAAGACCGTCCCGACGGTCGACGAGGACGCGCTGACGCTTGCGGTCGCGGCGGCGGAGTCCGCGCTCTCTCGTAGCAGCCTCGACCCTGACGACGTTTCGACGGTCTGTCTCGCGACGACGACGCCGCCGCTCGACGCCGAGGAGATCGCGCCGCGTCTCGTCCGCGCGCTCGGACTTCCGACGTCGACTTCGATACGGACATTCACGCAAAGCACGCTCGCGGGAGCACAGGCCCTCGACTCGGGGTTCGACGCCGAGGGTCCCGCCCTCGTCGTCGCCGCCGACCTCCCGCGCGGCGACCCGGCGAGCGCCGACCACCCGTTTGGTGCCGGGGCCGCGGCGTTTCTCCTCGCGGAGAGTGGGTCCGTCGAACGTTTGGGTTCGACCAGTCACGTCGACGAACTCGCGGGCATCAGTTACCGCGAACGCGGCAGCGACGAACTGACCGGACTCGACATCACCAGCTACGAGCGACGCGCGATTCGAGAGAGCGTGACGAGCGCCGTCGAGGGCCTCGGTGCGGACCCGGACGCCGCCGATAGACTCGACGTCGATATCACAGACGTCGACGGCGCGGCTGTGTTCCAACCAGACGCCCGGATGCCCTCGCGCGCGACCGGTGACCTCTCGATACCCCGCGAAACGCTCGCTCGCGGGACGGTCGTCGACCGAATCGGCGACGCGGGGGCGGCGGGCGTCCCGCTCGGACTGGCTGCCGCGCTCGATGCCGCCGAGGATGACGACCGAACGCTCGCCGTCTTCTTCGGCAGCGGCGGCGGGGCGACGGCGATGCTGTTCGAGGGCCGCGTCGACAGCGGGTTTGACGCCGAACTCGACGGCGGCATCTCGGTCACCTACCCCGAATATCTCCGCGAACGCGGCTATATCGGCACCGTCGACGTCGCCGGCGGCGGCGCGCACGTCAGCCTCCCGGCGTGGCAGCGGTCGCTCGACCAACGCTACCGACTCGCGGCCGGGCGGTGCCCTGAGTGCGAGGCGCTCACGTTCCCGCCGGAGGGCGCGTGTCGGAACTGCCACCGTCGCATCGAGTTCGAGCGCGTCGAACTCCCTCGAACTGGAACCGTCCGCGCGGCCACCTCCATCGGTCACGGCGGCGCGCCGCCGGAGTTCGCCGAGCAGCAGCGACGCGACGGCGCGTACGACGTCGCCATCGTGGAACTGGAACACAAGGGGGAATCCGTGACGATCCCGGTGCAACTGACCGACGCCAACGCTGGAACCGTCGAACTCGACGACGAGGTTCGTGCGGTCGTTCGGAGACTGTACGAACAGGAAGGAGTTCCGCGGTACGGCGTGAAGTTCGCCCCGGTGGATGACCGACGGTAG
- a CDS encoding cytochrome P450 yields the protein MSSTDPQGLQAFPDELSSRESWLEPFGWYQKMRDEAPVRYDASRGSWDVFRYDDVKRILDDDETFSADPERANDYIEPETEGEGLILQTMLFEDPPRHDVLRSVVEEPFRSRAIRQLEPRIRELTANLLDDALSNSDGSSNSSGPDKEMDVVGDIAYPLPVMVIAELLGVPVEKRDQFKTWSDTLVEAASDDVDTKAYMDDQRQVQMEMAWYFLELIEERRENPRDDLVSRIATAELDDGSQLAREEVLGTCILLLVAGNITTTNLITNAVRCFDETDSFETVRGDDRALATTIEEVLRYRSPVQAMTRVAKSDVTVHDATIEEGDRIVVWLGSGNRDERKFDDAETFLADRAPNQHLGFGHGTHYCLGAPLARLEAKVVLSELLDRAMDLRVTETELSPTRSSFIYGVESLPVAFETR from the coding sequence ATGAGTTCAACCGATCCGCAAGGACTGCAAGCGTTCCCCGACGAACTCTCCAGTCGTGAATCGTGGCTCGAACCGTTCGGGTGGTACCAAAAGATGCGAGACGAGGCGCCCGTTCGATACGATGCGTCCCGCGGGTCGTGGGACGTGTTTCGTTACGACGACGTGAAACGAATTCTCGACGACGACGAGACATTCTCGGCCGACCCCGAGCGGGCGAACGATTACATCGAACCCGAAACCGAGGGCGAGGGGCTGATTCTTCAGACGATGCTGTTCGAGGATCCGCCGAGACACGACGTTCTCCGGAGCGTCGTCGAAGAACCGTTTCGATCGCGCGCAATTCGACAACTCGAACCGCGAATACGGGAGTTGACCGCGAATCTGCTGGACGATGCACTCAGCAATTCCGACGGATCCAGCAATTCCAGCGGCCCCGACAAGGAGATGGACGTCGTCGGCGACATCGCTTACCCGCTCCCGGTGATGGTCATCGCCGAGCTGCTCGGCGTTCCGGTCGAGAAACGCGACCAGTTCAAAACGTGGTCGGACACGTTGGTCGAGGCCGCGAGCGACGACGTGGACACCAAAGCGTACATGGATGATCAGCGACAGGTCCAGATGGAGATGGCGTGGTACTTCCTCGAACTCATCGAGGAACGTCGCGAGAACCCGCGTGACGACCTTGTCTCGCGAATCGCCACCGCCGAACTTGACGACGGGTCCCAGCTCGCTCGCGAGGAAGTTCTCGGCACGTGTATCCTCCTACTCGTCGCGGGGAACATCACGACGACAAATCTCATCACGAACGCCGTCCGCTGCTTCGACGAGACGGACTCCTTCGAGACCGTCCGCGGCGACGACCGGGCGCTCGCGACGACCATCGAGGAGGTGCTCCGCTACCGTTCGCCCGTTCAGGCAATGACGCGCGTCGCCAAGTCGGACGTGACAGTTCACGACGCGACCATCGAGGAGGGCGACCGCATCGTCGTCTGGCTCGGATCGGGAAACCGCGACGAGCGCAAGTTCGACGACGCCGAAACGTTCCTCGCCGACCGAGCGCCGAACCAACATCTCGGCTTCGGCCACGGCACACACTACTGTCTCGGCGCGCCGTTGGCTCGTCTCGAAGCCAAAGTCGTCCTCTCGGAACTCCTCGACCGAGCGATGGACCTCCGAGTGACCGAAACGGAACTCTCGCCGACGCGGAGTTCGTTCATCTACGGCGTCGAGTCTCTCCCTGTCGCGTTCGAGACGCGCTAA